Within Flavobacterium pisciphilum, the genomic segment TCTCATGATTTTCATATTGCTGACTGGAATGGTCACCCAATTTCGCTTAATCTACCAGTTATTTTATGGACTAAAAATGGATTAGAGATTTTTTCATCAGAAAAATTTCACCACGATAATTCAGGAGAACATGTTGTAGATATCAATGGTCAAAAAGTTGTTCGTTATAAAGAAGTAATTTTTTATGCTGACAAATTTGAGCAAATGGCAAAAGAAGATAGAGATAATGGAGCTTTTGCTTTTGACGCAAGACCTTTAGATTTTTCTATAACAAAGAATGTTTTTTCTATGTTGTTATCAGCAATAGTTTTGTTCTTCATGTTTTTTGCTGTAGCAAGATCATACAAGAAAAATCCAAAAGCACCAAAAGGATTAGCTGGATTTTTAGAGCCACTAGTTACTTATGTTAGAGATGAGATTGCTATCCCAAATATTGGAGCAAAAAAAGCTGGTAAATATATGCCATACCTTTTAACTATCTTTTTCTTTATCTGGATAAATAACCTTATCGGATTAATTCCTTTCTTTCCATTTAGTTCTAACTTAACAGGTAATATCTATTTTACATTTGTAATGGCATTTATTACTTTTATCGTTACAACTTTAAGTGCAAACAAAAATTATTGGGGACACATTTTTAACACACCAGGAGTTCCTGTGTGGTTAGCTCCAATTATGATTCCTGTAGAGATTATAGGAATGCTTACTAAACCATTCGCATTGATGATTCGTTTGTTCGCAAACATTACTGCAGGTCACATTATTATTTTAAGTTTAGTTTCTTTGATCTTCATTTTCAAAAGTATTGCTATCGGACCAGTTGCTGGAGCATTCGTATTGTTCATGAGTGTATTAGAGATGTTGGTTGCTGCTTTGCAAGCGTATGTATTTACTTTGCTTTCAGCATTATTTATTGGTCAGGCTGTTGAAGAGCACGATCATCATTAATCAGAGTTTTATTAATTATTAACTATATAAATTTATTATTATGGTATTAGCTGGAATCGGAGCTGGATTAGCTGTAATTGGTGCAGGTCTTGGTATTGGAAAAATTGGTGGTTCTGCAATGGACGCTATCGCTCGTCAACCAGAAGCTGCTGGAAAAATCCAGACTGCTATGATTATTGCTGCTGCACTTATTGAAGGTGTTGCACTTTTCGCAGTAGTTGTTGCGTTAATCACAAACGCATAATTAAAATCTAAAACTTCCTGTAGCGGTTGGCTTCAGGAAGTTTTTTTAAAAAAAGACAAACAAATTTTAAATATATAATGTTATGCAATTAACTTCACCAGAAAGTTTAATTTTTTGGACAACAACTATCTTTATTGTTTTCTTCATTCTTTTGGCAAAATTTGCTTGGAAACCTATTTTGGGTGCAGTAAAAAGCCGTGAAGAATCTATTAATGAAGCATTAGCAGCTGCAGAAGCAGCTCGTAGAGAAATGCAGAATTTAACTGCTGATAACGAGCGTATCTTAAAAGAAGCTCGTGCTGAACGTGATGCGATGCTAAAAGAAGCTCGCGAAATGAAAGAGCAAATTATAGCTGAATCTAAAAATGAAGCACAAGAGCAAGGTCAAAAATTAATTGCCCAAGCTAAAGCAGCTATTGAAAATGAAAAGAATGCAGCTATGGCTGAATTGAAATCACAAGTTTCAACTTTATCATTAAGCATTGCTGAAAAACTATTGAAAGATGAATTATCTAGCAAAGAATCTCAAACTAAATTAGTTGAGAAAATGTTAGATGACGTAAAGTTAAACTAATATTATGGCAAGTACAAGAGCAGCAATTCGTTATGCAAAAGCAATTCTGGACTTAGCAAACTCTAAAGGTGTTGCCGAAGTTGTTAATAACGACATGAAATCAATTGCTTCGACAATTGACACAAATGCAGAATTGAGTACCTTTATTCAAAGCCCAACTATTAAAGTTGAAGTTAAAGAAAGTGCTCTTTTAGAAGTTTTTACAACTGTAAATGGTGTAACCAAAGGGTTATTTCATTTATTGTTTGAAAACAAAAGATTCGAAATTCTAGAAGCAATTGCACTAGAATACGTTAAATTATTTGATGAAAATAATGGTGTTGAAGTAGCTACAGTTACAACAGCCATTCCTATGGATGCTGCTTTAGAAGCTAAAGTTTTAGCTAAAATTGCAACATTATCAGATAAGAAAATTACAATTGAAAATAACGTAGATGCTTCAATTATTGGAGGATTTATTTTAAGAATAGGTGATAAGCAATATAATGCATCTGTTGCAAACAGATTACAAGTATTAAAAAGAGAGTTAAGTAATTAGTTTTATTACACATAAAAGTGTCTAAATAATAAATTTAAGATGGCGGAAATCAAACCTGCTGAAATTTCAGCAATATTAAGAAAGCAAGTAGAAGGTTTTGAATCTGGTGCTACGCTAGAAGAAGTAGGAACAGTACTTCAAGTTGGAGATGGTATTGCTCGTATTTACGGGTTATCAAATGTACAATACGGTGAGTTAGTTGAATTTGAAAACGGACTTGAAGCTATTGTATTGAACCTTGAAGAAGATAATGTTGGTGTGGTACTTTTAGGACCATCAACAGGAATCAAAGAAGGATCAACTGCAAAAAGAACACAACGTATTGCTTCTCTTAAAGTAGGTGAGCAAATGGTAGGACGTGTAGTGAACACTCTTGGTTTTCCAATTGATGGAAAAGGACCAATTGGAGGAACTTTATACGAAATGCCTTTAGAAAGAAAAGCACCAGGAGTTATCTTCCGTCAACCAGTAACTGAACCATTACAAACAGGTATTAAAGCTGTTGATGCTATGATCCCAGTTGGACGTGGACAACGTGAGCTTGTAATTGGTGACCGTCAAACAGGGAAATCTACTGTTTGTTTGGATACTATCTTAAACCAAAAAGAATTTTACGATGCAGGAAAACCTGTATTCTGTATATATGTTGCAATTGGGCAAAAAGCTTCAACTGTAGCAGGAATTGCTAAAATGTTAGAAGAAAAAGGAGCAATGGCTTATACAGTTATTGTTGCAGCAAATGCTTCTGATCCAGCTCCAATGCAAGTTTACGCTCCTTTCGCAGGTGCTGCAATTGGGGAATATTTTAGAGATTCAGGTCGTCCAGCACTTATTGTTTATGATGATTTATCTAAACAAGCTGTTGCTTACCGTGAGGTTTCTCTTTTATTAAGAAGACCACCGGGACGTGAGGCATACCCTGGAGACGTTTTCTACTTACACAGTAGATTATTAGAGCGTGCTTGTAAAGTAATTGCAGATAATGGAATTGCTAAAAACATGAACGATTTACCAGATTCTATTAAGTCAATCGTAAAAGGTGGTGGTTCATTAACTGCTTTACCAATTATCGAAACTCAAGCTGGTGACGTTTCTGCATATATCCCAACAAACGTAATCTCGATTACTGATGGTCAAATTTTCCTTGATGGAGATTTGTTCAACTCAGGAGTACGTCCTGCTATTAACGTAGGTATCTCAGTATCTCGTGTTGGAGGTAATGCACAAATTAAATCAATGAAAAAAGTATCAGGTACTTTAAAATTAGATCAAGCACAATTCCGTGAATTGGAAGCTTTTGCTAAATTTGGTTCTGATCTTGATTCTGTTACTTTAAACGTAATTGAAAAAGGTAAAAGAAACGTTGAAATCTTGAAACAAGGTTTAAATGATCCTTATACTGTAGAAAATCAAGTAGCTATTATTTATGCAGGTTCTAAAAACTTATTAAAAAGTGTTCCTGTAAATAAAGTAAAAGAATTTGAAGCAGATTTCTTAGCATACCTTAACACTAAGCATAAAGATACTCTTAATGCTTTAAAAGCTGGTAAGTTAGATGACAACATTACAGATGTTATCGAAAAAGTAGCAAAAGAAATTTCAGCAAAATATAACTAAAAAAGTATTGAGTGTTGAGTATTAAGTATTAAGGTTTTACCTGTACTTAATACTTGATGCTTAAATCTTAATACTTAAAAAAAAGAATGGCAAATTTAAAGGAAATCCGTAATAGAATTACTTCCGTTTCGTCTACGATGCAGATTACATCGGCGATGAAAATGGTTTCTGCAGCAAAGCTTAAGAAAGCACAAGATGCAATCACAGCGATGCGTCCTTATGCCGAGAAATTAACGGAATTATTACAAAACCTTTCAGCAACACTAGATGGTGACGTTGGAGGAGATTTTACTACACAACGTGAGGTAAAAAAAGTATTACTTGTAGCTATAACTTCAAATAGAGGTTTATGTGGTGCATTTAATACCAATGTAATAAAGGAAGCAAAAGCACGTTCTGAATTTTATGCAGGTAAACAAGTTGATATTTTTCCTATAGGTAAAAAAGGAAATGATGTTTTATCTAAAACTTATAAAGTTCACGGTCATCATAATGCAATTTTTGATCATTTAACTTTTGATAATGTTGCGGCTATTGCTGATAATTTAACTGAAAAATTCTTGTCTGGAGAGTATGATAGAATTGAATTGATTTACAATCAATTTAAAAATGCTGCTACTCAAA encodes:
- the atpB gene encoding F0F1 ATP synthase subunit A, with translation MIFSNKPVQYLLVTLLAFTSSINFASTPVDSVSIKHENVVETVEGSGHGESVGHKIEKEFNASELINSHIGDSHDFHIADWNGHPISLNLPVILWTKNGLEIFSSEKFHHDNSGEHVVDINGQKVVRYKEVIFYADKFEQMAKEDRDNGAFAFDARPLDFSITKNVFSMLLSAIVLFFMFFAVARSYKKNPKAPKGLAGFLEPLVTYVRDEIAIPNIGAKKAGKYMPYLLTIFFFIWINNLIGLIPFFPFSSNLTGNIYFTFVMAFITFIVTTLSANKNYWGHIFNTPGVPVWLAPIMIPVEIIGMLTKPFALMIRLFANITAGHIIILSLVSLIFIFKSIAIGPVAGAFVLFMSVLEMLVAALQAYVFTLLSALFIGQAVEEHDHH
- the atpE gene encoding ATP synthase F0 subunit C, which codes for MVLAGIGAGLAVIGAGLGIGKIGGSAMDAIARQPEAAGKIQTAMIIAAALIEGVALFAVVVALITNA
- a CDS encoding F0F1 ATP synthase subunit B; the encoded protein is MQLTSPESLIFWTTTIFIVFFILLAKFAWKPILGAVKSREESINEALAAAEAARREMQNLTADNERILKEARAERDAMLKEAREMKEQIIAESKNEAQEQGQKLIAQAKAAIENEKNAAMAELKSQVSTLSLSIAEKLLKDELSSKESQTKLVEKMLDDVKLN
- the atpH gene encoding ATP synthase F1 subunit delta; the protein is MASTRAAIRYAKAILDLANSKGVAEVVNNDMKSIASTIDTNAELSTFIQSPTIKVEVKESALLEVFTTVNGVTKGLFHLLFENKRFEILEAIALEYVKLFDENNGVEVATVTTAIPMDAALEAKVLAKIATLSDKKITIENNVDASIIGGFILRIGDKQYNASVANRLQVLKRELSN
- the atpA gene encoding F0F1 ATP synthase subunit alpha; amino-acid sequence: MAEIKPAEISAILRKQVEGFESGATLEEVGTVLQVGDGIARIYGLSNVQYGELVEFENGLEAIVLNLEEDNVGVVLLGPSTGIKEGSTAKRTQRIASLKVGEQMVGRVVNTLGFPIDGKGPIGGTLYEMPLERKAPGVIFRQPVTEPLQTGIKAVDAMIPVGRGQRELVIGDRQTGKSTVCLDTILNQKEFYDAGKPVFCIYVAIGQKASTVAGIAKMLEEKGAMAYTVIVAANASDPAPMQVYAPFAGAAIGEYFRDSGRPALIVYDDLSKQAVAYREVSLLLRRPPGREAYPGDVFYLHSRLLERACKVIADNGIAKNMNDLPDSIKSIVKGGGSLTALPIIETQAGDVSAYIPTNVISITDGQIFLDGDLFNSGVRPAINVGISVSRVGGNAQIKSMKKVSGTLKLDQAQFRELEAFAKFGSDLDSVTLNVIEKGKRNVEILKQGLNDPYTVENQVAIIYAGSKNLLKSVPVNKVKEFEADFLAYLNTKHKDTLNALKAGKLDDNITDVIEKVAKEISAKYN
- the atpG gene encoding ATP synthase F1 subunit gamma, with the translated sequence MANLKEIRNRITSVSSTMQITSAMKMVSAAKLKKAQDAITAMRPYAEKLTELLQNLSATLDGDVGGDFTTQREVKKVLLVAITSNRGLCGAFNTNVIKEAKARSEFYAGKQVDIFPIGKKGNDVLSKTYKVHGHHNAIFDHLTFDNVAAIADNLTEKFLSGEYDRIELIYNQFKNAATQIVQVEQFLPLAPIKSDEAVSTGDYIFEPSKEEIVLTLIPKSLKTQLYKGIRDSFASEHGARMTAMHKATDNATDLRNQLKLTYNKARQAAITNEILEIVGGAEALKG